The proteins below come from a single Tenuifilum thalassicum genomic window:
- a CDS encoding glycosyltransferase family 2 protein — MDITVVVPLYNEEESLPELMEWIDRVMTSNHFTYEVIMVDDGSNDNSWGVIESLKQKYSNLRGIKFRRNYGKSAALQVGFTAATGDVVITMDADLQDSPDEIPELYRMIKEEDFDIVSGWKKKRYDPLLTKRIPSKLYNATVRMVSGIKLHDMNCGLKAYRSNVVKSIEVYGEMHRYIPVLAKQAGFRRIGEKVVQHRERKYGTSKFGWTRFINGFLDLMSVIFVSKFGKKPMHFFGSLGTLMFLTGGAIAAWLIGSKLWAQYHHLKYRPVTDQPLFYIALVVAIVGVQLFTAGFIGELVSRSSSDRNVYLIEKEL; from the coding sequence ATGGATATAACAGTCGTAGTTCCACTTTATAACGAGGAAGAATCACTTCCCGAACTAATGGAATGGATTGATCGGGTTATGACTTCCAACCATTTCACCTACGAGGTTATCATGGTTGATGATGGCAGCAACGATAACAGCTGGGGAGTCATTGAAAGTTTGAAGCAAAAGTATAGCAACCTTCGCGGTATAAAGTTTCGTAGGAACTATGGCAAATCGGCTGCGCTGCAGGTTGGTTTTACCGCTGCCACAGGCGATGTGGTTATCACCATGGATGCCGACCTGCAGGACAGCCCCGATGAGATACCCGAACTTTATAGAATGATTAAAGAAGAAGATTTCGATATTGTTTCGGGTTGGAAGAAAAAGCGTTACGACCCATTGCTTACCAAACGAATCCCGAGTAAGCTATACAATGCTACCGTTAGAATGGTAAGCGGAATAAAGCTCCACGACATGAACTGTGGGCTTAAGGCTTACCGAAGCAATGTGGTAAAAAGCATTGAGGTTTACGGCGAGATGCATCGTTACATCCCAGTTTTAGCCAAACAGGCTGGATTTAGACGTATTGGGGAAAAGGTAGTTCAGCATCGAGAACGTAAGTATGGTACATCCAAGTTTGGTTGGACTAGGTTTATCAATGGATTTCTCGACCTCATGTCGGTTATTTTTGTTTCTAAATTTGGCAAAAAGCCAATGCACTTTTTTGGCTCTCTTGGCACACTCATGTTTCTGACAGGGGGTGCCATTGCAGCATGGCTTATAGGTAGTAAGCTTTGGGCTCAATACCACCATCTAAAATACCGGCCAGTAACCGATCAGCCCCTTTTCTACATTGCATTAGTGGTAGCAATTGTTGGCGTACAACTATTTACAGCAGGTTTTATTGGCGAACTGGTCTCGCGTAGCTCATCGGACAGAAATGTCTACCTAATCGAAAAAGAGCTATGA
- a CDS encoding nitroreductase family protein gives MKALLNHRSIRKYKGDPIDDSLLQEILTAGTRASTTGNMQVYSIIVTRDEEVKRQLLPLHFNQQMVMQAPVVLTFCADFNRFNKWCKQRNANPGYDNFLSFFTAAIDALLAAQNVCIAAEEKGLGICYLGTTTYTADKIIEVLKLPKGVVPVTTVVMGYPDEQPELTDRLPLAGVIHHEVYHDYSEGDIDQIYQQKESLPLTKKLLEENKKETLAQIFTDNRYTLKDNVTFSKNLLKVLEQQGFMNNDRTE, from the coding sequence ATGAAAGCACTACTTAATCACCGCTCAATCAGGAAATACAAAGGCGACCCAATTGACGATTCGTTACTTCAAGAAATACTAACCGCTGGCACACGTGCATCTACCACGGGCAACATGCAGGTTTATAGTATTATTGTAACCAGAGACGAAGAAGTAAAACGCCAGCTGCTACCCTTACATTTTAACCAGCAAATGGTAATGCAGGCACCCGTTGTACTAACATTCTGTGCCGATTTTAACCGGTTTAACAAGTGGTGCAAACAGCGCAATGCCAATCCTGGTTACGACAACTTCTTATCATTCTTCACTGCCGCTATTGATGCCCTACTTGCCGCTCAAAACGTTTGCATTGCGGCCGAAGAAAAAGGTTTGGGAATATGTTACCTAGGAACAACTACATACACCGCCGATAAAATTATTGAGGTGCTAAAGCTACCCAAAGGTGTGGTACCAGTAACTACAGTTGTAATGGGCTACCCCGACGAACAACCTGAATTAACGGACCGTTTACCTCTTGCGGGTGTTATTCATCATGAAGTTTACCATGATTATTCTGAAGGTGATATCGATCAGATTTACCAACAGAAAGAGTCCTTACCGCTCACTAAGAAACTCCTTGAGGAAAACAAAAAAGAAACATTAGCCCAAATATTTACCGATAACCGTTATACCTTAAAGGATAATGTGACTTTCTCCAAGAACCTACTTAAAGTACTGGAGCAGCAAGGCTTTATGAACAACGACAGAACGGAGTAA